The DNA segment GTCCTCTTAcctgggcagctgctgcttcttgttgGAGTGAGCGGGCTTGTGTTTCGGGGCGCAGCGAGGCCCCCACTTTATAGCCTGGCAAGGGCAGACCCCCAGGCGGGCGCACAAAGGAACTGCCGGCTCATCAGTGTCTGCGCGGCCGCCCAGTCATCACATCCTGCAAAGCGCTGGGCGAGCTGGAAGCCTCTCCCCGGCCCCGTGCCCAGCCGCTGAACCCAGCACTTTCCTTTGTGCCGGCGGCACAACAGAAGGCCTGACCGTGCCACTTTGCAGCGGGCGGCAGCACCCGTGGCCCCGCGGGCGGCCGCCCCGACAGGGCATATATAGCCCCGGCGTGGCCCGGCCGCTGCCGGCACgctgccctcccctgcccaaCGCCCCGGCGCCGGACCCGCACGGGCACCCAGCTCCGGGGTGGCTGCTGCCGGGGAGGGTGCACCAGCCCCGTGCCCCACGGCCGCCCTGTGCTCATTTCTCCCCTCTAAACACCGAATCTCTTGCTTTAAATGTCGCTCCGTGCCCGCCAACGCCTCAGCGTGCTGCCCCGAAGATGCCAGGATGCAAGACTTAATGTTCTGAAATGCTTCAagagtttttggttttttttttccaaatgacgTGTAATCGAAGCCGACACTTCCCAAACCATCCCAGTCcctgaaaacagtgttttcctttcagggtgtccctgctcactgcatcCACTAGCATGGCCATCAGCTACTTTTTAGCCCATTTGACCCGAGCTGTGCTCACTCCACACCATCCCTGGTTCTGCCACCACCACGCCGCACGGTACCAAATCCCCCGCGGGGTTTCGGTGCATCAGTGCTGTCTCTGACTGACAGCAGAagcggggggggctgcggggtcccTGACACGCTGGACACTGGTCCCTGCGGCGGCTCAGCCCACGGTGCTGTGTCTCCTGCACCCCACGGCCACCCCCTGCACCGGGAGGCACCTTAAGGGGACCTTCCCCGACTCCCACCAAGCCCCCAATCCGCTGCTCTCCCCGTTTCCCTGCTGTGGTCCTGTTCATCATGTAAATACCTGCATGGTTTCCTCCCAGTCCTTTCCAGtacccccagcctcctgcagcatCCAGCACCAGCGCTCCCGGGCTGGCTCTTCATCACTGGCAGCATAAATCCCCCCAGACCACGCATTCAGAAAGCTCAGAGCCCTCCGCTTGCCATCATCTTCTGTTCCCCTCAAGTGTGAAATGTCAGCCAGCAGcggtgggatccagctgcaccctctgctctcctgcccaAAATCCCGAACAAAAGGCATTTATTgatcccttctcctttccctgcgGTTTCCCGGCGGGCTGTGCCCTGCCCGCAGGAACggccggctgtgggtgctgctgccccgTTTCCCCGCAGTCTGGTCTCTCACCTTGACACTGGGCAGCTTTTTGTGATTCAGGGCTTTCGATTCGCATTCCCTTTCACGTTTGTTAGACAGATTTCTATTTTAAGCggctttctcttcctctcagagCCTGGGTGGGTTTTTAACGGCTGCCTCGCCTGTGGCTCCTGGGCATCACTCAGCAGGTCTCACCCACCCCCCAGGTTCTGCTCCCGGCTCCGCTttcccccccagctccccccacctTTGGAACTGGGCGTTGGAAAACTGAGCTCAGCGGGACCGAGCTCTGCTCCTGGCGGCTGCTCTGCACTGCTTTGGCCGTTGCTCCGAGGACTCGGCAGCCCGGTGATTTTTTCTGAAATGGTGCTGTAGAAGGGCTGACAGCAGGGGTCTGTCCCCGGGGGTTCCTGAGCCCCCCGAACACAAAATCTCTGCCCTCCCCACTGAGCATCCCTGCCGCCGGCTGCAGGCTCTTTGGAAAGCCCCTCGCTGCACCGGCTGGCCCCGGCACGGGGACGCAGAGCTCGAACACAGCAAAGTGTTGCCCAAACCTCACCCTGGTGCAGCCAGAGCTGACCCAGCTCGGCCCCGGCAGGCCCAGGCACGGGTGAGGGGTTTGTTCTGCCCCGGTTACTGCCACAGCCCAGGCTCCCCACGACCACATCCCAGTGCTGGGGCACGGAGAGCGAGCGAGCCGTGGTCACCACGCTGGTGGCCAGCAGCAAGTGGAGTTTAGCCCAGGCCACAGCAAGAGGCTGGGGGCAACTTGTGCCAAACGCAGGTTTGCTGGGGGCTGCAGATGTCAGGGACAGCTGGCGCAGCCCCGCTGTGGCCAggagcagcacccccagctgtGGCTGCGTGGGGGACGATGCTCCAACTCAGCCACCTGGCGGTTTCCTGGCAAAAGTTgtcccaaaacacagcacaaccCGGGCACACGGGTTTTGGTGCCCGGCCCAACAGCCTCCTTTGGCTGCTGCCCCACTGCTCGCCCTCCGACGGGCAGGCTCTGGGGGTGCCCCGGCAAGGTGCCCAGCCCTCGGAGCCCTGCGCgcccccagcaccgccccggGATGTCTGGGTGGAGGGGTCACCCGGAGTGAAGCTTGAAGGTATTTAGGTCCCCGCGATGTGGAAGCAGCCGGCAGGTCCCTGTgcagaggtgggaggctggtgggaggCTGCTGCCGTGCTCACTAAGTCTCAATCTGCATCTTTAGTCCCTCTAATGCCTTTGCAAACCTGCCTCGGGCTTTcccgtgcccccagcccccagTTGTTGCGATGCTCTGTGGCTGCTGTGTGCTCAACCTGCGGAAGAGCCGCCCCGGCTTTCAGGGAGAGCAAGCACTGCTGCAAGTGGAGACacatctttcctcctgcttcccagaAATGCAGGTGAGAGaccctccctgtgcccccagcTGAGGCTCggggcaggcagtgctgcctgcaggcaggaggagcGCTGCCAGGCCTGGGGGCaggggcccagcccagccccacgctgGGGCCGGGGATGTGGCAGATGCTGGGAGCGATGCCCCAGCTTCGGGAGCTGTGGGGCCGGGGGCCGGAGCCCATGGCTGGTGGGCCAGGGGAGCGGGAGCCATGGCGTCCCGGCTCATCAGCTTCGCTGCAGCGTCGCCTTTGTTCTGCACGGTCCCTCCTCCCCGCCATGTGCTGAGTTAGGGGTTTCTGTAATGCTCTCCTGGGCTCTGTCTCTATCTGGAGGCTATAAAAACCCAGCCGGAGGGCGGCCGGACATGTCACCTCCCCGGGCGCCAGCACCTCACCCCAGGTAAGCACGGGAGCCTGgtggcagctgctcctgccccccaTGGCTGGGtcctgggagcagagctgccacGGGGACGTGTTGAGGAGGGGCCAAGGCCGCtagcatggcacggcatggcacagcatggcacggcatggcacagcatggcacggcacggcaaGGGGTTGCGGGGTCCTGCAGCCGGGGCGCGAGGCGAGGGCACTGCTGGGGACAGGCCAGGGCACCAGGGGCTTTGGCTCAGGCAGCTGCTTGCGGGAGGAGGAGCCTGCGCGGGCACGGCAGCAGTGGGCAGCCCCGTGCAGGGGCAGGCAGCATGCTCACCCCGCTGCGATGCGGCGCCGAGCTGCCAGGATGGCGGCCAAGCACCCGCCGCTCCTGCACGGCCCCAACAGCGGCGCCGGGAGAGACCCCGGCCCGTGCTCAGCACCCCACCGAGGGGACACGCGTGGGCTCCCCAGGGCGTTTGCGGCCGGGCAGAGGCTGGAGTCAGCCCCGCAgagctgcagcctcctgcctccACCTGCCCGCGCTGCCCATGCACAGCGTGGCCCGAAGGCCGGTCCCgcgctgggggggtcccagggaaGGGCCAAGCCCCCAGCGCAGGGCTGGCGGGTCTGGGCAGGCTGCAGAGGCTGGGCCAGGCTCGCGGGGGGCAGCGAGGCACCAGCCCCGGGGTAAGCGTTAAGGGTCCCGTTCCCCTGTGCCCCGGCAGAGCCACCATGACCCACCGCTGCAGGAGATCCTCCGGTCTCTGGAAGGTACGGCAGCCTGGGGAGCGCTGGCGACACAGCCTCAGCCCCGAGAACGCCCAGGCGTGGGGGTGCAGGGTCTGCTGGGGGCCTCTGCAGTCGCCAAGCCCCCTGACCTGCTCTGTCCCCCCCCAGATCGTGGTGTGGGATGAGCCTTTCTTCCAGGGCAAGAAGCATGAGTTCACCTCCGACTGCTACAGCACCCTGGAGCACGGCTTCAGCACCGTCGGCTCCTGCAAGATCGAGAGCGGGGCGTGAGTGCGGGTCACAGGGAGCTGCCACCCCATGGTGCTGTGGATGGAGGGGGGTTGGAGGGGGACGGAGGTCTCCAGTGCCTTTTGCCACCCGAGCCGCGGGGCTGCctctgcaggagaagcagcctcGTCCCGTGGGGTGCAGCGGGCTCTGCCCTGGGTGTGAGCAGGGTGGTGGGTGCCGTGGGGGGGGTCCTCAGCCCCACCTTCCCACCCCCCAGCTGGGCAGGCTTCGAGCACTGCGGCTTCCAGGGGCAGCAGTTCGTGCTGGAGCGCGGCGAGTACCCGTGCTGGGAGGCGTGGAGCGGCAGCAACGCCTACCACGTGGAGAGGATGTGCTCCTTCCGCCCCATCGCCTGCGCTGTAAGTGCTCCAATCCCCCGACCCCACTGCTGGGCTGCTCCCCAGAGACCACCGCCAGccagggggctggggaagggcaacCATGCCGACACTCTGCCCCTCTCGGCAGCAGGACTATGGGCGCAGCAGGCTGATGCTCTTTGAGGAGGAGAACTTCCAGGGCAAGCGGGGGGAGCTGAGCGACGACTGCCCCTCGCTGCCCgccctgggctggggcagcaACGCCGTGGGCTCCTTCTTCGTCCGCTCTGGCGCGTGAGTACCCCGGGGAGTGGCGGGGGGGGCTTtgcaccctgccaggacccagcACCGGAGCTGAGGATGCTCTGGCAGCTGCCGGCACTCTGCCCGCTGCCCAGCGCCCGCAGCGCGGGGTGCTTCACGGCGCTGCCAGCCCTGAGGCGCCGCCGCCActctctgctctgccacaggTGGGTCTGCTCACAGTACCCGGGGTACCGGGGCTTCCAGTACCTCCTGG comes from the Strix uralensis isolate ZFMK-TIS-50842 chromosome 17, bStrUra1, whole genome shotgun sequence genome and includes:
- the CRYBA4 gene encoding beta-crystallin A4 is translated as MTHRCRRSSGLWKIVVWDEPFFQGKKHEFTSDCYSTLEHGFSTVGSCKIESGAWAGFEHCGFQGQQFVLERGEYPCWEAWSGSNAYHVERMCSFRPIACADYGRSRLMLFEEENFQGKRGELSDDCPSLPALGWGSNAVGSFFVRSGAWVCSQYPGYRGFQYLLESDIHAGEYKHVREWGSHVQTGQVQSIRRVQQ